The following DNA comes from Thermoanaerobaculales bacterium.
CTCCCGGGAAGCGCTCCGTCGTTCGGGTCGCCATCGACCAGATCCACAGCCCGGCCTCGCCCCCCTCGTCGGAGTAGAACGCGACGCGGCTGCCGTCGGGCGACCACACCGCCGCCCAGCTCGAGCCTGTGGGCGATCCGAGGGTGATGTCTTCGCCGGTCCTGGTGTTGGTGATGGTCGCCTCCATCCGCGAGTCCCCTTCGGCGAACGGGAACCCGGTGGCCGAAAACTGATGCGTGGCGCGCGGGACCGTGTCCCCGGTCTCGACCGTGTGGGCGACCCACTGGCCGTCCGGCGAGAGTGCGATCGGCGAGCGCCCGTTGTGGCCCCGCATGTCGGCCGCGACGTCGAGCGGCAGCGGCTCGCGCAGCGGGACTTCTGCCGCCGCCAGCGCCGCCACGCCGATGATCGCAGCGGTGACCATCAGAGACTTCCGCATCGATTCCTGCATCATCTCTCCCTCCTCTCGACCTCGTCCGCGCCAGCCGCTGGATCGCCGGTGGGCTCAGTGAGCAGCCAGCGCTCGAACCACGCGAGATTGCGCTCGAAGCTGTCGAGCAGCAGCAGGGGCTCGTCGATGCCGTGCCCGGTGCGCGGGTAGACCACGAGCACCGAGGGCACCTGGAAGTGCTGCAGGATTCCGTAGAACGGCGCGCCGGCATCGCGCGCCGCACTGGCCTCGCCGTACTCGAGAAGGACCGGCGTGCGAATGCGATCCGCCTGGTAGGAGGGCGACTGCTCCATGAGCTCCTGCAGCGCCCCGGGCTCCCAGGGCAGCCGGAAGCCGGTCTGGTCGCGCCGGAGCTGGACGTACTCCGGATTTCCGGCCGCCGTGAACTGGGCGTGAACCCAGTCGAAGTAGCCCTCGCCGATCGAGGCGGCGCGGAAGCGATCGGTTCGGGTGATGGCGTAGCCCGTCAGGCAGGCTCCGTAGCTGAACCCGGCGAGCCCCAGCCGCTCGGGGTCGGCGATGCCGCGCTCCACCAGCGAGTCGACGCCTGCCATCACGTCGGCGTATGGGCCGGGGAGGAAGTCGCCGTGCTCCGGCATCGCCTGCCGGAGGGCGCGCCCCCAGCCGCCGCGGCCGCGGCTGTTGGGGACGAAGACCGCATAGCCGCGCGAGGCGAAGGTGAGGAACGGGTAGAGCGACTCGTCGAACTGGAAGCCGGTCCGCACCATCGACGGCCCGCCCGGGAGGTACACCAGCGTCGGCAGCGGGCGGTCGCTGGGGCGCCGGCCCGGCGGCAGCAGCAGGTGGCCATGGATCAGCGTGCCGTCGGCGCTCCGCCACGACAGCGTCTCCATCGCCGGGAGCCCCTCGCGCGGCCACTCGGGGTTGACCGCAGTCAGCGCCCGCGCATCGAAGCGGCCGAGCGGAGAGGTCACGATGTCGGCCGGCGTCGCGGGCCGCTCCGCGGTCATCGCCACCAGGTCGCGCTCGGGCAGCACGCTGAAGTGCTCGTAGTAGTCGCCGCCGTCCGGGGTGATCTGGCGGACCTGGCCCTCCCGGCTCGCGTGGAACAGGTGGCGGCCCCCCCGACGGAAGGCGTCGAAGTAGACCCCTTCGCTGCGGGCGTCCCAGGTCAGCTCGCCGGGCGCGCTGCCCCGCTCCCGCTCCGCGTCGGCGTCCGGGTAGGAGACCGGGCCGCCGGCCGCCGGCACGACGGCGACCCAGGAGCCGTAGTTCCAGTCCTTGACGCCGCGCTGGGAGACGAACGAGATCCAGCGGCCGTCCGGTGACCAGGCCGGCCTGATGTCCCAGCCGGGCTGCGCCACCAGGATGCTGTGAGTGCCGGTCGCCGCGTCCACCACGTAGAGGTCGTTGTCCAGTCCGGTGGCCTGGAAGGGATTGAGGATCCGGCCGTCGGTCACCGGAAGAGCGGAGACGACAAGCCGCCGGCTATCGGGGGACCAGGCGATGTCGCTGACCGAGAGGGTGTCTGGGGTCACTCGGGCGAGCCTCCCGTCGGCGACGTCGAGGACCCACAGCTGGCCGGTCGGCGTGCCGTGGTCGTTCGGCCAGAACGGGCTGGCGACGTAACCCTTGACGGCATCTCCGCCGGGATCGTTCGCCGGGTCGACCGGCGGCACGACGAGCGCGACGAAGGCCAGCCGGGAGCCGTCCGGCGACCAGCGCAGCAGGTTGGCCGGCACGCCCCGGGGGTCCTCCTCGCGCCAGCCCTCCGCCATGGCGGTGAGCGGCCGCTCGGCTCCGCTCGCGACCTCCAACTCCCACAGCCGGGTGGCGCCGTCACGGGTCGAGAAGTAGACGAGCGACCGACCGTCCGGCCTCCAGACGGCGTGCAGGCTGCGGTAGGCCGACGTGCCCGCCGGTCCGTCGAGGAGCTTGCGGGGCGCCGCGCCGGGATCCGTGCCCACCAGCCACAGCTCGGTGTCGTAGCGGTTGTGCTCCCAATCCGTTCTGCGCAGCTCGTAGGCGACCGCGCCGCCGTCGGGGGAGAGCTGGACATCCTGGATGGCGTTGGCCGACAGGATCGCGCGCGGAGAGATCCCGGAGGCCGTCGCTGCTCGCGAGCTCCCCGACGCGGCGAGCGAGATGGTCACGATCGCGAGCGCTCGTGCGACACGGTACTGCATGGTTTTCTTCCCTCCCTCAAGAGTGCCAGGTTCAGACATCCGGGGCTCGCCGTATCGAGAGCCTCCCGCGCTTGACAGTGACCCTCAGCGGGCCTATGGTGGCTGAAATATGTTTTCGCGTCAACAGCTACATGAAAACGCGTTTCATTGCTGCACTCGGGAGGCCGGCATGCGACACGCAACCGCATTGGTCACAGGCGTCGGATCAGGATGCTCCGCCGACCGGACATCCCGTTTCGGACCGGACGGCCCGCCCCACCGGGCGACCCGCACGGGCGCTTGCCGGTCGCGTCGCCTCGTCTCCCGGCTCGCCGCGAGCGCGATCCTGATCGCCTCGGTCACTGCCGCCGCCGACACCACATCCGAGATGCGCCCCTTTCGGGTCGACGACTTGTTCGAGCTCGAGGACGTGGGCCGGTACTTCGGAGGACCCTACGCCTTCTCGGCCGACGGGCTGCAGCTCGCCATGACCCGCGTGCGTCCCAAGAAGCAGCTGGCGAACCACAAGTGGGAGTACCTCTGGGGCAACGCCGGAGGCGACGTCTGGGTGCAGTCCTCGCCGGACGTGGAGCTCGCCAACCTCACCGACGGCGCCTCGGACGGCTCCGGCTGGTGGTCGCCCCAGTTCTCTCCCGACACCACGAAGATCGCCATGCTGTCCACCCGCGGCGGCAGCGTTCGTCTCTGGCTCTGGGATTCGGCCACGGGCGAGCTGCGCCCGCTCACCGAGCGGGCCGTCGATCTCGGCGCCGACGTCCACGAGCGGCCCTTCGTGTGGGTCGACGACGGGCATCTGCTCTGCCCCGTCCTGCCCGAGGGGGAGCAGCCGCTGGGGATGAGGATCGAGCTGCAGACCCCCGCGATCGCGATGGCCGAGTGGCCGAAGGCGGCGAAGGGAACGGAGCCGACCGCGAGCGTCCTGGACAGCGGTGTGTCGCCGTGCCTCGACTGCCGCCCCCAGGGCGAGCTTCTCCTCATCGACGTCGCCACCGGCGAGGCGAAGACCATCCTCGAGGGGAACATCCGCTGGCTCCAGGTGTCGCCGGACCGCGCGGCAGTCGCCTTCACCCGGCAGGTCTCGATCTACACACCGAAGCCCGACGAGTCGCTCGGGTTCGACACCTCGATGTACGCGGGCACGGCGCGGGTGGCCCTGGTGCGCACTGACGGCGGGCCGATCGCCATTGAGGGCGGGCTCCCCGGCGAAGCGCTCGAGGACTCCCTGCGCTGGTCGGCGGACGGCGGCGAGCTCGCCTACCTCGCCCGTGAAGGCGGGCGCGAGCACCCGCCCGTGCTCTACCGCGTGGACCTCGCGCTCCGGAGGGTGACGGCCCTGCCCCTCGGCGGTATCGATGCCGCGCCCATCATCCGCGAGTCCTCCCAGCTCGAGTGGACGGCCGCCGGCGACCTGATGGTTCGCGGCGCCGAGCGGACGCCCGGGCAGGCGATCGATGTCGCCACCCGCCGTGACTGGTGGCTGGTGAGCGGGACCGACGCGCCCCGCCTCCTGACCGCCGAGCTCGAAAGCCCGCCCACCCAGCTCTGGCCGCAGGACGGGCGGCGCGCCTTCGTCGGGCTGGCAGGTGGAGACATCTGGCGCCTCGATCCCGCAGTCGGGACGCTTGAGAACCTGACGAGCGAGCTCGAGCCGGAGGTCGACCACATCTCCTGGCCGGCGATGACCAACCAGGGGGACGACGAGTACCGGCAGCCGGGCAGGACGTACGGGCAGGTGCTGTTCGCGGCGGGCCGCGACGCGGAGATCGCGCCGTACGCCCTCGACCTGCACACCGGCGCGATCATCACCCTTCCGAAAGCTGCGCCCGGAGCCCGCCTCGTCGCCTACGAGCCGGTCACGCGAACGGCGGTGATGTATGCCGCCGATCGCGCCGGCATGACCGTATGGCGAACGACGCCGGGGGCTCAGGAGGCCGCGGTGCTGGTGGCCGCGAATCGCTTCCTGTCGCAGGTCGCCGAGGCCGCCTTCCGGGCGCTCGAGTACACCAGCCTGAACGGGGAGAAGCTCGCCGGCTGGATGCTGCTGCCGCCCGGCTACGAGCCCGGCCGGCGCTACCCTGTGATCACCTGGGTGTACGCGGGTGCGGTCTACGGCAAGCGCCCCCCCGAGTTCATGGGCATCAACAGCAGCTCCGCTCTGAACCTGCAGGTCGCGGCCGCGCACGGCTATGTCGTGCTGCTTCCCAGCATGCCGCTGGCCAGGGAAGGCCTCGCCGAGGAGCCCATGCTCCGCCTGACCGAAGGGGTGCTGCCAGCGGTGGACCGGCTGGTCGAGCTGGGAATCGCCGATCCCGACCGGCTCTTCGTCATGGGGCAGAGCTTTGGCGGCTTCTCGACCTACGGCCTCGTCACCCAGACGCGCCGCTTCCGGGCGGGCGTGGCCCTGGCCGGCCTGTCCAACCTGATCAGCATGTACGGCCAGCTCGACGCGCGCGAGCGCTACACGCCCTACCCGCACGAGCACTTCTTCCAGCAGGCGATCATGGAGTCGGCGCAGGTCGGCATGGGCAACCCGCCCTGGCGGGATCTGGGCCGATACCTGCGCAACAGCCC
Coding sequences within:
- a CDS encoding prolyl oligopeptidase family serine peptidase; translation: MRPFRVDDLFELEDVGRYFGGPYAFSADGLQLAMTRVRPKKQLANHKWEYLWGNAGGDVWVQSSPDVELANLTDGASDGSGWWSPQFSPDTTKIAMLSTRGGSVRLWLWDSATGELRPLTERAVDLGADVHERPFVWVDDGHLLCPVLPEGEQPLGMRIELQTPAIAMAEWPKAAKGTEPTASVLDSGVSPCLDCRPQGELLLIDVATGEAKTILEGNIRWLQVSPDRAAVAFTRQVSIYTPKPDESLGFDTSMYAGTARVALVRTDGGPIAIEGGLPGEALEDSLRWSADGGELAYLAREGGREHPPVLYRVDLALRRVTALPLGGIDAAPIIRESSQLEWTAAGDLMVRGAERTPGQAIDVATRRDWWLVSGTDAPRLLTAELESPPTQLWPQDGRRAFVGLAGGDIWRLDPAVGTLENLTSELEPEVDHISWPAMTNQGDDEYRQPGRTYGQVLFAAGRDAEIAPYALDLHTGAIITLPKAAPGARLVAYEPVTRTAVMYAADRAGMTVWRTTPGAQEAAVLVAANRFLSQVAEAAFRALEYTSLNGEKLAGWMLLPPGYEPGRRYPVITWVYAGAVYGKRPPEFMGINSSSALNLQVAAAHGYVVLLPSMPLAREGLAEEPMLRLTEGVLPAVDRLVELGIADPDRLFVMGQSFGGFSTYGLVTQTRRFRAGVALAGLSNLISMYGQLDARERYTPYPHEHFFQQAIMESAQVGMGNPPWRDLGRYLRNSPIFHVERVQTPLLIIQGDLDYVPIQQGEEFFTSLYRQGKRARFVRYWGEGHVLESPANIRDMWVQIFRWFDEISSGAPVEGQGSSTKP
- a CDS encoding S9 family peptidase is translated as MQYRVARALAIVTISLAASGSSRAATASGISPRAILSANAIQDVQLSPDGGAVAYELRRTDWEHNRYDTELWLVGTDPGAAPRKLLDGPAGTSAYRSLHAVWRPDGRSLVYFSTRDGATRLWELEVASGAERPLTAMAEGWREEDPRGVPANLLRWSPDGSRLAFVALVVPPVDPANDPGGDAVKGYVASPFWPNDHGTPTGQLWVLDVADGRLARVTPDTLSVSDIAWSPDSRRLVVSALPVTDGRILNPFQATGLDNDLYVVDAATGTHSILVAQPGWDIRPAWSPDGRWISFVSQRGVKDWNYGSWVAVVPAAGGPVSYPDADAERERGSAPGELTWDARSEGVYFDAFRRGGRHLFHASREGQVRQITPDGGDYYEHFSVLPERDLVAMTAERPATPADIVTSPLGRFDARALTAVNPEWPREGLPAMETLSWRSADGTLIHGHLLLPPGRRPSDRPLPTLVYLPGGPSMVRTGFQFDESLYPFLTFASRGYAVFVPNSRGRGGWGRALRQAMPEHGDFLPGPYADVMAGVDSLVERGIADPERLGLAGFSYGACLTGYAITRTDRFRAASIGEGYFDWVHAQFTAAGNPEYVQLRRDQTGFRLPWEPGALQELMEQSPSYQADRIRTPVLLEYGEASAARDAGAPFYGILQHFQVPSVLVVYPRTGHGIDEPLLLLDSFERNLAWFERWLLTEPTGDPAAGADEVERRER